A genomic region of Rhizobium sp. NXC24 contains the following coding sequences:
- a CDS encoding chemotaxis protein CheW, which yields MSYAVKNLTQGARELIAFRIGDQEFCVDIMSVREIRGWTPATAMPHAPAHVLGIINLRGAVLPIVDLSARLGMKRAEPTARHVIIVAQVKRKVVGLLVDAVSDILTVTDDNIQPTPEISSDYERQFARGILAIDRRMICLIELETLFPDSESEAA from the coding sequence ATGTCATATGCCGTCAAGAACCTGACCCAGGGTGCCCGTGAGCTGATCGCCTTTCGCATCGGCGATCAGGAATTCTGCGTCGATATCATGTCGGTCCGTGAAATCCGCGGCTGGACGCCGGCGACGGCCATGCCGCATGCGCCAGCCCATGTCCTTGGCATTATCAACCTGCGCGGCGCTGTCTTGCCGATCGTCGATCTCTCGGCCCGCCTCGGCATGAAGCGCGCCGAGCCGACCGCGCGTCATGTGATCATCGTGGCGCAGGTCAAGCGTAAGGTCGTCGGCCTGCTGGTCGACGCCGTGTCCGATATTCTGACGGTCACCGACGACAATATTCAGCCGACACCGGAAATCTCTTCCGATTATGAGCGGCAGTTTGCACGCGGCATCCTGGCGATCGACCGCCGCATGATCTGCCTTATCGAACTCGAAACCCTGTTCCCGGACAGCGAAAGCGAAGCTGCATGA
- a CDS encoding response regulator, with protein sequence MSLAEKIKVLIVDDQVTSRLLLSDALTQLGFKQITAAGDGEQGMKIMEQQPHHLVISDFNMPKMDGLGLLQAVRTNPTTKKAAFIILTAQGDRALVQKAAQLGANNVLAKPFTIEKMKAAIEAVFGALK encoded by the coding sequence ATGTCTCTAGCGGAGAAAATCAAAGTTCTGATCGTCGACGATCAGGTCACCAGTCGTCTGTTGTTGAGCGACGCGCTGACGCAACTAGGTTTCAAGCAAATCACTGCTGCCGGTGACGGCGAGCAGGGCATGAAGATCATGGAGCAGCAACCACATCATCTGGTGATCTCCGACTTCAACATGCCGAAGATGGATGGTCTCGGCCTCTTGCAGGCCGTGCGCACCAATCCGACGACGAAGAAAGCGGCCTTCATCATCCTGACGGCGCAGGGCGACCGTGCGTTGGTGCAGAAGGCCGCCCAGCTCGGCGCCAACAACGTTCTCGCCAAGCCCTTCACCATTGAAAAGATGAAAGCGGCGATCGAGGCCGTGTTCGGAGCATTGAAATGA
- the cheB gene encoding protein-glutamate O-methylesterase CheB — protein sequence MSAPARVLVVDDSATMRGLITAVLSSDPEVDVIGQAGDAMEARAAIKALNPDVVTLDIEMPNMNGLDFLEKIMTLRPMPVIMVSTMTHRGAEATLTALEIGAFDCVGKPAPGEPRPFGDLAEKVKAAARSQRQYSKPAANNTQPPATADFRVGRKIVAIGSSTGGVEALIAVLQKFPANCPPTVITQHMPPSFTRSFAERLNRLCAPVVQEATDGARLEIGKIYLAPGGDRHLQVANTSAPHCRLVDRGPVNGHRPSVDVLFDSVAELAGRNAVGVILTGMGRDGAAGLLKMRHAGARTIGQNEKTCVVYGMPRVAFELGAVEQQFPLNAIGEEILKVTAARKEGSE from the coding sequence ATGAGCGCTCCCGCCCGTGTTCTTGTTGTCGACGACTCCGCAACCATGCGCGGCCTGATTACCGCCGTTCTGAGCTCCGATCCGGAGGTCGACGTCATCGGTCAGGCCGGCGACGCGATGGAAGCGCGTGCGGCGATCAAGGCACTCAATCCGGACGTCGTGACGCTCGATATCGAGATGCCGAACATGAACGGCCTCGATTTTCTCGAAAAGATCATGACGCTGAGGCCCATGCCGGTCATCATGGTATCGACCATGACGCATCGCGGCGCCGAGGCGACCCTGACGGCCCTTGAAATCGGCGCGTTTGATTGCGTCGGCAAACCTGCTCCCGGCGAGCCGCGTCCTTTCGGCGATCTGGCGGAAAAGGTGAAGGCGGCCGCCCGTTCGCAGCGGCAATATAGCAAGCCTGCCGCCAACAATACACAGCCGCCGGCGACCGCGGATTTCCGCGTCGGCCGCAAGATTGTCGCGATCGGTTCGTCCACCGGCGGCGTCGAGGCATTGATCGCGGTCCTGCAGAAATTCCCGGCCAATTGCCCGCCGACCGTCATCACCCAACACATGCCGCCAAGCTTTACCCGCAGTTTTGCCGAACGGCTCAACCGCCTCTGCGCACCCGTGGTGCAGGAGGCGACCGATGGTGCGCGGCTGGAAATCGGCAAGATCTACCTGGCGCCCGGCGGCGATCGGCATTTGCAGGTCGCCAATACATCGGCACCCCATTGCCGCCTGGTCGACCGCGGACCTGTCAACGGCCATCGTCCATCCGTCGATGTGCTCTTCGATTCAGTCGCCGAGCTCGCCGGCCGCAACGCGGTCGGCGTGATCCTGACCGGCATGGGGCGCGACGGCGCCGCCGGCCTTCTGAAGATGCGCCATGCCGGCGCACGCACCATCGGTCAGAACGAAAAGACCTGCGTGGTCTACGGAATGCCGAGGGTTGCGTTCGAGTTGGGTGCAGTCGAGCAGCAGTTTCCGCTGAACGCCATTGGCGAGGAAATTTTGAAAGTAACAGCCGCCCGCAAGGAAGGGAGCGAATAA
- the cheR gene encoding protein-glutamate O-methyltransferase CheR, producing MSIMGATDFRASPDEVLASGEYPLTRRDLSEIAAMIYSDAGISLNETKASLVYSRLSKHIRALGLPGFRDYCQLVSSPAGAAARREMLSHLTTNFTRFFRENHHFDHLRDEVLPGLLARAKSGGRVRIWSAACSDGQEPYSIALTVLSLLPNVAELDFKILATDIDPKILGLARAGAYDETSLETVSPAMRKQWFQEVEVQGRRKFQIDDRVKRLITFNELNLMAQWPFKGLFDVIFCRNVVIYFDEPTQTKIWSRFAGLLPENGHLYIGHSERVSGEAKHVFDNIGITTYRRIANSTGRKA from the coding sequence ATGAGCATTATGGGAGCGACAGATTTCAGGGCATCCCCGGACGAGGTGCTGGCCAGCGGCGAATATCCGCTGACACGGCGCGATCTCTCTGAAATTGCCGCCATGATCTACTCGGACGCCGGGATTTCTCTCAACGAGACCAAAGCCTCGCTGGTCTATTCGCGGCTGTCGAAACATATCCGCGCGCTGGGTTTGCCGGGCTTTCGCGATTATTGCCAACTGGTCTCCTCGCCGGCGGGCGCGGCGGCGCGGCGCGAGATGCTGTCGCATCTGACGACGAATTTCACCCGCTTCTTCCGCGAGAACCATCATTTCGATCATCTGCGCGACGAGGTTCTCCCCGGCCTTCTGGCGCGCGCCAAGAGTGGCGGTCGCGTTCGCATCTGGTCGGCTGCCTGTTCCGACGGACAGGAGCCCTATTCCATCGCGCTCACGGTTCTGTCACTGCTGCCGAACGTCGCCGAGCTCGATTTCAAGATTCTGGCAACGGACATTGATCCGAAGATCCTCGGCCTTGCTCGCGCGGGTGCCTATGACGAGACGTCGCTCGAGACGGTTTCGCCCGCCATGCGCAAGCAATGGTTCCAGGAAGTCGAGGTCCAGGGGCGCCGCAAGTTCCAGATCGACGATCGCGTCAAGCGGCTGATCACCTTCAACGAGCTGAACCTGATGGCGCAATGGCCGTTCAAGGGCCTGTTCGACGTCATCTTCTGCCGCAACGTCGTCATCTATTTCGACGAGCCGACGCAGACGAAGATCTGGTCGCGCTTCGCCGGCCTGCTGCCGGAGAACGGCCATCTCTATATCGGCCATTCCGAGCGCGTCTCCGGCGAGGCCAAGCACGTCTTCGACAATATTGGCATTACCACCTATCGCCGCATTGCCAATTCCACCGGGAGGAAAGCATGA